Proteins encoded by one window of Aspergillus puulaauensis MK2 DNA, chromosome 4, nearly complete sequence:
- a CDS encoding uncharacterized protein (COG:S;~EggNog:ENOG410PZR5) has protein sequence MHTIDRFKRPSVRAKDARAKGPLKIVHDSGQVYTETESSPAAKVTNGPAWLHESPFLLMGWEEGSPFGASPLRYLAMRTLVTDQRNLSIPLFANVPWHIARDIWDYLGRCHKQTLHMWKIFATVYPIQFREIEQYRSMKIEEPRISMREYLGLTKSKSLSWRVVLTLGSSYARIPELVGISEIKNLVALDIATPPKQGASPESDIQMTALTDRIVRTWSEMAQTKDAFSQLRVLIIRNQTDLSKMALHFLKSFPSLQFVVALECPGIASAFSDGGLYDGWMVAEVMQSPPGTLYELYKSNCKAAGIEDSTPVLEFQIGKMSPKPRGRANRPKPHCAVYQRTDDAPRRMDPEPSTRKRKDVGASDSQRGQAHPRKSKAVMKDRTKDIGDVLSGFF, from the exons ATGCACACGATAGACAGGTTTAAGAGACCAAGCGTCAGGGCAAAGGACGCCAGGGCAAAGGGCCCCTTGAAAATCGTTCATGATTCTGGTCAGGTATACACCGAGACTGAGTCTTCACCAGCTGCTAAAGTAACGAATGGGCCGGCATGGCTTCATGAGTCGCCATTTTTACTGATGGGCTGGGAGGAAGGAAGTCCTTTCGGGGCATCTCCATTGAGGTACTTGGCGATGAGAACGCTGGTCACAGATCAGAGGAACTTGTCGATACCCCTGTTTGCAAATGTGCCATGGCATATTGCGCGCGATATATGGGACTATCTGGGTAGATG CCACAAACAAACTCTACACATGTGGAAGATATTCGCAACTGTGTATCCGATTCAGTTCCGAGAAATCGAACAGTACCGTTCAATGAAGATCGAAGAACCACGAATTTCTATGCGAGAGTATCTTGGACTGACGAAGAGCAAGAGCCTGAGTTGGCGAGTTGTATTGACTCTGGGATCATCATATGCTCGAATTCCTGAACTCGTTGGGATATCTGAGATAAAAAACCTAGTTGCATTGGATATTGCTACGCCCCCAAAGCAAGGTGCATCGCCCGAGTCCGACATACAGATGACGGCACTGACGGACCGAATCGTTCGCACCTGGAGCGAAATGGCCCAGACGAAAGATGCATTTTCACAACTTCGGGTTTTGATTATACGAAATCAAACAGATCTATCGAAGATGGCACTTCACTTTCTGAAATCATTCCCGAGCTTACAATTTGTCGTCGCACTTGAATGTCCTGGTATTGCCTCCGCATTCTCCGACGGCGGCTTGtatgatggatggatggttgcAGAAGTCATGCAATCTCCACCAGGCACTCTATATGAACTTTACAAATCCAACTGCAAGGCAGCCGGTATCGAAGATTCAACACCAGTTTTGGAATTTCAAATCGGCAAGATGAGCCCAAAGCCCCGTGGGCGAGCCAATCGTCCGAAACCCCACTGTGCCGTATATCAACGGACAGATGACGCCCCTCGACGAATGGATCCCGAACCGAGCACCAGGAAACGGAAAGATGTTGGAGCTTCAGACAGTCAGCGTGGGCAAGCGCATCCTCGTAAGAGCAAGGCCGTTATGAAGGACCGTACAAAAGATATTGGCGATGTGCTCAGTGGCTTTTTCTGA
- the SDS23 gene encoding cell separation during budding (COG:C;~EggNog:ENOG410PITU;~InterPro:IPR016711,IPR000644;~PFAM:PF00571;~go_process: GO:0030071 - regulation of mitotic metaphase/anaphase transition [Evidence IEA];~go_process: GO:0042149 - cellular response to glucose starvation [Evidence IEA]) has product MSEPQTLDVATEGSNESNVTSPRSSIDSRPSSVAGRTPRLPHVSSNHQHRTSFSESLRAAPGSPRARRQPSFTQSAIQSLIDNPPAPHNVNSAFLGRDWREISIGELVSEDDLKFVELDTGIEEATNVLIDTGAPVLLIRETPEQNTAVGTFDYNDLNTYLLLAAGLTRPDEELLPAYEELARKAHENIPIPMRDVKELGRKEPLTTLPASASVMRAVETFGGGIHRVIVVDEQRDDEVLGIFSQFRLVKFLWENGRCFPVLDQLYPQPLRDLKIGSHAVISINGDKMLCEALQLMHSEGISSVAVVDNHSNVVGNISTTDVKLLTRSSSLPLLTNTCTHFISVILSTRGLQEGKDSFPVFHVHPGSTLAHTVAKVVATRSHRLWITDPLSPSSSGPPTPSHSMVHIPLHPTGSNNAQSPPQSPNPATAQLPPAAAPYVSPTPLTPAIPASALPGARLSGRLVGVVSLTDVLNLHARASGLSPADPAESRSRRRRSSSSSISVRQSGEIGRELFSR; this is encoded by the exons ATGTCCGAACCTCAAACACTGGATGTCGCGACAGAAGGCTCCAATGAGTCTAATGTGACCTCCCCGCGATCGAGCATTGACTCCCGCCCGTCTTCGGTTGCAGGACGAACTCCGCGGCTACCCCACGTCTCATCGAATCACCAACACCGAACGAGCTTCAGCGAATCTCTCCGCGCAGCACCCGGATCCCCGCGCGCCCGCCGCCAGCCCTCATTCACCCAGTCCGCTATACAGAGTCTCATCGACAACCCGCCGGCCCCGCACAATGTGAACTCTGCGTTCCTTGGTCGGGACTGGCGGGAAATATCGATCGGGGAGCTGGTGAGCGAGGATGACTTAAAGTTCGTGGAACTTGATACCGGTATTGAGGAGGCTACAAAT GTTCTCATTGACACTGGAGCGCCAGTGTTGCTGATTCGCGAGACACCTGAGCAGAACACCGCAGTCGGGACATTCGACTATAATGACTTGAATACGTACCTTTTGCTCGCCGCGGGGTTAACCCGACCAGATGAAGAACTACTTCCAGCTTATGAAGAGCTCGCTCGCAAGGCTCACGAAAACATTCCCATCCCGATGAGAGACGTAAAAGAACTTGGGAGAAAGGAACCGCTGACGACACTCCCGGCGTCAGCCAGCGTGATGAGAGCGGTTGAGACATTTGGTGGCGGAATACACCGTGTTATTGTGGTTGATGAACAGCGAGATGATGAGGTTCTGGGCATCTTCAGCCAGTTCCGGCTCGTCAAGTTTTTGTGGGAGAATGGGCGTTGCTTCCCCGTTCTTGACCAGTTATATCCGCAGCCGCTGCGAGATCTGAAGATAGGATCCCACGCTGTTATTTCAATCAA TGGCGACAAGATGCTCTGCGAGGCGCTGCAGTTGATGCACAGTGAAGGAATATCGTCTGTGGCAGTTGTTGACAACCACAGCAACGTCGTTGGAAACATATCTACCACTGATGTCAAG CTACTTACGAGATCGTCGTCACTTCCGCTGCTCACCAACACATGCACGCATTTCATCTCCGTGATTCTTTCCACTCGGGGACTCCAAGAAGGCAAAGATTCATTCCCAGTTTTCCACGTCCATCCAGGATCGACGCTCGCACACACAGTAGCCAAAGTGGTGGCTACCAGGTCCCACCG GCTATGGATTACTGACCCTCTATCGCCGTCATCATCTGGGCCCCCAACACCCTCTCACTCAATGGTGCACATCCCACTCCATCCCACAGGGAGCAATAACGCACAGTCGCCGCCACAATCGCCAAACCCGGCGACGGCGCAGCTGCCTCCGGCCGCAGCACCATACGTGAGCCCGACCCCTCTTACGCCAGCCATCCCGGCGTCCGCACTACCAGGTGCTCGACTATCCGGACGTCTGGTGGGTGTCGTGAGCCTGACTGATGTATTAAATCTGCACGCGCGAGCCAGCGGGTTGAGCCCGGCAGACCCAGCCGAGAGCCGcagccgacgacgacgaagcagcAGTTCCAGCATCAGCGTGCGGCAGAGCGGGGAGATTGGGCGGGAGCTATTTAGTAGATGA
- a CDS encoding uncharacterized protein (COG:S;~EggNog:ENOG410PRUH), with protein sequence MSPRAPSPRPGPDAAAASNRTKEENQERAFIAASRRKDRSLDARIESANRASSLHKQRTGRALHITREIVQDESMYEEIDDTYRTKLQQYMRAQNMQLSRDFDNSLLAGFTPSGGMPTLQMPSASQGQTPPHLASASPSFSSSLNMPTLTQNLPAMHIRPRGSHSGPRGGHGPNHQRRASSVAPAGPIHAGRKMSLDFTQLRSGSISGPSTDLNATPGSFSPSYPTPGPIQAQAQPQSQSQAQAQMPAYVASTPTYAVRPQQQQQQQQQHHQLMQSFDGLFQGHAMSPSASFGGIPMHTPQFRNRIGSAPTIPVRAQAQALSLAQSHSRAGGQHSRNRSEPTPAAAEVPTPSSSSSSFSLGFFPHSSSNSDSTSTEMMTTPGSTSPHTPVSQASSNLRHNLSSLDLTDTANDAAKFDTDQQLQSFGLHLGLGAFPHQSADQDFVDFSDFAATLDQSHTMFPFNFQLPVDSGSLTADATFGDGPDMKEFITL encoded by the exons ATGTCTCCCAGAGCCCCTTCGCCCAGACCGGGCCCTGATGCCGCAGCTGCGAGCAACCGCACCAAGGAGGAGAACCAGGAACG TGCATTCATTGCCGCTTCCAGGCGCAAAGACCGCAGTTTGGATGCTCGCATCGAGTCAGCCAACCGCGCCTCGAGCCTGCACAAGCAGCGCACGGGCAGAGCCCTGCACATCACCCGCGAGATCGTGCAGGACGAGTCCATGTATGAGGAGATCGACGACACGTACCGCACCAAGCTGCAGCAGTACATGCGCGCGCAGAACATGCAGCTGAGCCGCGACTTTGACAACTCGCTGCTGGCGGGCTTCACGCCCTCTGGTGGCATGCCGACGCTGCAGATGCCCAGCGCCTCGCAGGGCCAGACTCCCCCCCATCTCGCCAGCGCCTCGCCGAGTTTCTCATCCAGCCTGAACATGCCCACTCTAACGCAGAATCTGCCCGCAATGCACATCCGGCCCCGGGGCTCCCACAGCGGGCCAAGGGGAGGCCACGGCCCCAACCACCAGCGGCGAGCATCCAGCGTTGCACCCGCCGGCCCGATCCACGCAGGCCGCAAGATGAGCCTTGATTTCACCCAGCTGCGATCCGGCTCCATCTCTGGCCCAAGCACCGATCTCAACGCGACCCCAGGAAGCTTCTCACCGTCGTATCCAACCCCGGGGCccatccaggcccaggcccAGCCGCAGTCACAGTCGCAGGCCCAGGCCCAGATGCCCGCCTATGTTGCGTCCACCCCCACCTACGCCGTGcgcccccagcagcagcagcagcagcagcagcaacaccaccagtTGATGCAGTCGTTCGACGGCCTCTTCCAGGGACACGCAATGTCTCCGTCCGCTTCGTTTGGCGGCATCCCGATGCACACCCCCCAGTTCCGCAACCGCATTGGGTCGGCGCCCACCATCCCCGTGCGGGCTCAGGCGCAGGCGTTGTCGCTGGCACAGAGTCACTCGCGAGCAGGCGGGCAGCACTCGCGGAACCGGTCGGAGCCCACTCCCGCGGCGGCAGAAGTGCCcacgccctcgtcgtcgtcgtcgtccttCTCGCTGGGCTTCTTCCCGCACAGCTCGTCCAACTCCGACAGCACCTCGACGGAGATGATGACCACCCCCGGCAGCACCTCGCCTCACACCCCCGTCTCGCAGGCCTCCTCCAACCTGCGCCACAACCTGTCCAGCCTGGACTTGACCGACACCGCAAACGACGCCGCAAAGTTCGACACcgaccagcagctgcagagcTTCGGCCTGCATCTCGGCCTTGGGGCCTTCCCTCACCAGTCGGCCGACCAGGACTTTGTCGACTTTAGCGACTTTGCGGCCACCCTCGACCAGAGCCATACCATGTTTcccttcaacttccaactCCCGGTCGACTCGGGCAGCCTCACTGCGGATGCTACTTTTGGCGACGGCCCCGATATGAAGGAGTTTATCACCTTATGa